A portion of the Brevundimonas pondensis genome contains these proteins:
- the pstC gene encoding phosphate ABC transporter permease subunit PstC: MIWIFLLLLIAFSGLAYLGGRALATRRSAGAKAHSRPGQHGLYALIWVGMPALVMLAAASIFSAPLERQMLAAGAPESIVQLEPFRREAFFSDARRIGQGLEAQQIWPAPYAEELPAEGRRAHSISSALNWGGGVAALIAAVLGGVFVFVRIRPDLRARNKVEGWISLVLFACSAVAVLTTVGIIFSLVWDSLRFFASVPVTEFLFGTKWSPQMAIRADQIGSSGAFGAVPLFAGTFLIMLIAMLVAGPIGLFSAIYLSEYAGRRTRAVVKPMLEVLAGVPTVVYGFFAALTVGPAFRVFFNTIGGWLVGGPLDGMGQYLLLVQNQMALVAGAVMGIMLIPFVSSLSDDIMNAVPQSLRDGSYAMGATKSETVKKVLLPAALPGIAGAFLLAVSRAIGETMIVTMAAGLAAKLTLNPLDTVTTVTVQIVTLLTGDQEFNSPKTLAAFGLGLTLFVVTLLLNIVAMRIVQAYREQYD; encoded by the coding sequence ATGATCTGGATTTTCCTGTTACTGCTGATCGCCTTCTCCGGGCTCGCCTATCTGGGCGGGCGCGCGCTGGCGACGCGCCGCAGCGCGGGGGCGAAGGCCCATTCGCGTCCCGGTCAACACGGCCTTTACGCCCTGATCTGGGTCGGCATGCCGGCTCTGGTCATGTTGGCGGCCGCCTCCATCTTCTCGGCGCCGCTGGAGCGCCAGATGCTGGCCGCCGGCGCGCCGGAAAGCATCGTCCAGCTGGAGCCCTTCCGTCGCGAGGCCTTCTTTTCGGACGCTCGCCGTATCGGCCAGGGGCTTGAGGCCCAGCAGATCTGGCCCGCCCCCTATGCCGAGGAACTGCCCGCCGAAGGTCGTCGCGCCCACAGCATTTCGTCGGCCCTGAACTGGGGCGGCGGCGTCGCGGCCCTGATCGCGGCCGTCCTGGGCGGCGTCTTCGTCTTCGTTCGCATCCGTCCCGACCTGCGCGCACGCAACAAGGTCGAGGGCTGGATCAGCCTGGTCCTGTTCGCCTGTTCGGCGGTGGCGGTGCTGACGACGGTCGGCATCATCTTCTCCCTGGTGTGGGACAGCCTTCGCTTCTTTGCCTCTGTGCCGGTCACCGAGTTCCTGTTCGGGACCAAGTGGAGCCCGCAGATGGCGATCCGCGCCGATCAGATCGGCTCGTCGGGCGCCTTCGGGGCCGTGCCCCTGTTCGCGGGCACCTTCCTGATCATGCTGATCGCCATGCTGGTGGCGGGTCCGATCGGCCTGTTCTCGGCCATCTATCTGTCGGAATACGCCGGGCGCCGCACCCGCGCCGTGGTCAAGCCCATGCTCGAGGTTCTGGCGGGCGTGCCGACCGTGGTCTACGGCTTCTTCGCCGCCCTGACCGTCGGCCCGGCGTTCCGCGTCTTCTTCAACACCATCGGCGGCTGGCTGGTCGGCGGGCCGCTGGACGGCATGGGCCAATATCTGCTGCTGGTGCAGAACCAGATGGCCCTGGTGGCCGGCGCGGTCATGGGCATCATGCTGATCCCCTTCGTCAGCTCCCTGTCCGACGACATCATGAACGCGGTGCCGCAGTCCCTGCGCGACGGCTCCTACGCCATGGGCGCCACCAAGTCGGAAACGGTCAAGAAGGTGCTGCTGCCCGCCGCCCTGCCGGGCATTGCCGGGGCCTTCCTGCTGGCCGTGTCGCGCGCCATCGGCGAGACCATGATCGTCACCATGGCCGCCGGCCTGGCCGCCAAGCTGACGTTGAACCCGCTGGATACGGTCACCACCGTCACGGTGCAGATCGTCACCCTGCTGACCGGCGACCAGGAGTTCAACAGCCCCAAGACCCTGGCCGCTTTCGGTCTGGGCCTGACCCTGTTCGTGGTCACCCTGCTGCTCAACATCGTCGCCATGCGCATCGTGCAAGCCTATCGGGAACAGTATGACTGA
- a CDS encoding sensor histidine kinase, protein MPYEHSPSPVAPTASSRLWTAGASGGVAILVMAVLAVMKPELAGWLAAGAAAVATATWLVNRRPPAPVSISDLDGSVTADLAPDGALLGDVFEALGDPVLIVSGGEADDIAGRRIALANAAARELFRLDGAGGGLLVSVIRDPKVLEAVDEALFGAVSNTVDYVGGGAQERHWRAFIRPLPERDAHLWGVGALALLALRDETDARRMEMMRVDFLANASHELRTPLASLSGFIETLKGHAKDDPKARDRFLDIMAIQADRMGRLVADLLSLSRIELNEHIAPLGRVDLARAASDVVDAVSVISRERGVTIRANLGQGGATVTGDRDEIVQVIQNLVDNALKYSSSGGVVELSIDRGRTLDEAMAARMPEGTRLSLETPDREAGLKYAVVTVRDHGPGMAREHLPRLTERFYRVEGQKSGERQGTGLGLAIVRHIIIRHRGGLSVDSALGQGAIFAACFPLAPARELDPSGGAGS, encoded by the coding sequence ATGCCGTACGAGCATTCGCCTTCCCCTGTTGCGCCCACCGCCTCGTCCCGGCTCTGGACCGCCGGCGCCAGCGGCGGGGTGGCCATCCTGGTCATGGCGGTGCTGGCGGTGATGAAGCCGGAGCTGGCGGGCTGGCTGGCGGCGGGGGCGGCGGCTGTGGCGACGGCGACCTGGCTGGTCAATCGCCGTCCGCCGGCCCCCGTCAGCATCAGCGACCTGGACGGCAGCGTGACGGCCGATCTGGCGCCCGACGGCGCCCTGCTGGGCGATGTCTTCGAGGCCCTGGGCGATCCCGTTCTGATCGTCAGCGGTGGAGAGGCCGATGACATCGCCGGACGGCGAATCGCCCTGGCCAACGCCGCCGCGCGCGAGCTGTTCCGTCTGGACGGCGCAGGCGGCGGGCTTCTGGTCTCGGTGATCCGCGATCCCAAGGTGCTGGAGGCCGTGGACGAGGCCCTGTTCGGCGCCGTCAGCAATACGGTCGACTATGTGGGGGGCGGCGCCCAGGAAAGACACTGGCGCGCCTTCATACGGCCCCTGCCGGAGCGGGACGCCCATCTGTGGGGCGTCGGGGCCCTGGCCCTGCTGGCCCTGCGCGACGAAACCGACGCCCGTCGCATGGAGATGATGCGCGTCGACTTCCTGGCCAACGCCAGCCACGAGCTGCGCACGCCCCTGGCCTCCCTGTCCGGCTTCATCGAGACGCTGAAGGGCCACGCCAAGGACGACCCCAAGGCGCGCGACAGGTTCCTGGATATCATGGCCATCCAGGCTGATCGCATGGGCCGTCTGGTCGCGGACCTGCTGTCGCTGAGCCGCATCGAGCTGAACGAACACATCGCGCCCCTGGGACGTGTCGATCTGGCGCGTGCAGCCTCGGACGTGGTTGACGCCGTCAGCGTCATCTCGCGCGAGCGCGGCGTCACCATCAGGGCGAATCTCGGCCAGGGCGGCGCGACCGTGACCGGCGACCGCGACGAGATCGTTCAGGTGATTCAGAACCTAGTGGACAACGCTCTGAAATACTCCAGCAGCGGCGGGGTCGTCGAACTGTCCATCGATCGCGGCCGCACCCTGGATGAAGCCATGGCGGCGCGCATGCCCGAGGGGACGCGTCTGTCGCTGGAAACGCCGGACCGGGAGGCGGGGCTGAAATACGCCGTCGTCACCGTGCGCGACCACGGTCCCGGCATGGCGCGCGAGCACCTGCCGCGACTGACCGAGCGATTCTATCGCGTCGAGGGCCAGAAGAGCGGCGAGCGTCAGGGCACCGGCCTGGGTCTGGCCATCGTGCGCCACATCATCATCCGTCACCGGGGCGGTCTGAGCGTGGACAGCGCCCTGGGGCAGGGCGCGATCTTCGCCGCCTGCTTCCCCCTGGCGCCTGCGCGCGAGCTCGACCCGTCGGGCGGCGCAGGGTCCTGA
- a CDS encoding ATP-binding protein, with protein MNTILNCLVQQHDWRILPFALLVSVFSLLIALSLFDRARSVARRSRRVYLIAAPLVAGLGVWSTHFIAMKAYDVGVPVRYEVWETGGSLLIVVFAFYIAMHLALAEAGRIGRIVAALTCGLGVAAMHFLGMGALRLSGAVLSWNAPLVVLAVVGGLALVGAMAFLPWRGGIKRVIGATALGALSVCWLHFVAMSAVVITPTPGVLLPVAAFAETALTVWIGASVGLLVVIAAFLTAMVWWSRHSALGQLREAIEAMPDGLGFYDADDRLAIWNQRYADVNPEVASALKVGVTFREILEAGLKADIYPCARGREQAWIAERMANRRRPQGAMEQNVGDRWLRVQDRRTAEKGTVTVCSDITDMKRDAQALAEARDAADAANRAKSQFLANMSHEIRTPLNGVIGVAQALARTNLDEQQREMLDLIHSSSRTLQTLLSDILDLARVGSGRLELGDEPFDLARATEEAAQLYAAAARDKGLQFVVEVSPEARIWVHGDAVRLKQILTNLVSNAVKFTAAGFVSLTVDAGPQGLRFVVQDTGIGFDAETRERLFSRFEQADGDITRRFGGSGLGLAISQELAAMMGGGLGCESEPGGGAAFILTLPLRPAEAPVAPTAAPPVEVPSSGEGGRRLRILVADDHPTNRRVVELILDQASVELVAVEDGAQAVEACRASAFDLVLMDMQMPVMDGLTATREIRLHEVAMGMARTPIVMLTANALPEHIAAGMDAGADRHLAKPFSIEALLAMVAELTADAPQAASAAA; from the coding sequence GTGAATACGATCCTGAACTGCCTGGTTCAGCAACACGACTGGCGCATCCTGCCATTCGCCCTTCTTGTCTCTGTCTTCAGTCTTCTGATCGCCCTGTCCCTGTTCGATCGCGCCCGCAGCGTGGCGCGGCGCTCGCGGCGAGTCTATCTGATCGCCGCTCCCCTGGTGGCCGGGCTGGGCGTGTGGAGCACCCACTTCATCGCCATGAAGGCCTATGACGTCGGCGTTCCGGTCCGTTACGAGGTCTGGGAAACGGGCGGTTCCCTGCTCATCGTCGTCTTCGCCTTCTACATCGCCATGCATCTGGCCCTGGCCGAGGCGGGCCGCATCGGCCGAATCGTCGCCGCCCTGACTTGCGGTCTGGGCGTCGCCGCCATGCACTTCCTCGGCATGGGCGCCCTGCGCCTGTCGGGAGCCGTGCTGTCGTGGAACGCTCCTCTGGTCGTGCTCGCCGTGGTCGGCGGTCTGGCCCTGGTCGGCGCCATGGCCTTCCTGCCCTGGCGAGGCGGAATAAAGCGGGTGATCGGCGCCACCGCCCTGGGCGCGCTCAGCGTCTGCTGGCTGCACTTCGTGGCCATGAGCGCCGTGGTCATCACCCCGACGCCCGGCGTGCTGCTGCCGGTCGCCGCCTTCGCCGAGACCGCCCTGACCGTCTGGATCGGCGCCAGCGTCGGCCTGCTGGTCGTCATCGCCGCCTTCCTGACCGCGATGGTCTGGTGGTCGCGCCACAGCGCCCTGGGCCAGCTCCGCGAGGCCATCGAGGCCATGCCCGACGGCCTCGGCTTCTACGACGCCGACGACCGGCTGGCGATCTGGAACCAGCGCTACGCCGACGTGAACCCCGAGGTAGCCAGCGCCCTCAAGGTCGGCGTGACCTTCCGCGAAATCCTGGAAGCCGGGCTGAAAGCGGACATCTATCCCTGCGCCAGGGGCCGGGAACAGGCCTGGATCGCCGAACGCATGGCCAACCGGCGTCGGCCCCAGGGCGCGATGGAGCAGAATGTCGGCGATCGCTGGCTGAGGGTTCAGGACCGCCGCACGGCTGAAAAAGGCACGGTCACGGTCTGCTCCGACATCACCGACATGAAGCGCGACGCCCAGGCCCTGGCCGAGGCGCGCGACGCCGCCGACGCCGCCAACCGCGCCAAGAGCCAGTTCCTGGCCAATATGAGCCACGAAATCCGCACGCCCCTGAACGGCGTCATCGGCGTGGCTCAGGCCCTGGCCCGCACCAACCTGGACGAGCAGCAGCGTGAGATGCTGGACCTGATCCACTCCTCCAGCCGCACCTTGCAGACCCTGCTCAGCGACATCCTGGATCTGGCCCGTGTCGGATCAGGCCGGCTGGAGTTGGGCGACGAGCCCTTCGACCTGGCCCGCGCCACCGAGGAGGCGGCCCAGCTCTACGCCGCCGCCGCCCGCGACAAGGGTCTGCAATTCGTCGTCGAGGTGTCCCCCGAGGCCCGCATATGGGTTCACGGCGACGCGGTTCGCCTGAAACAGATTCTGACCAACCTGGTGTCCAACGCCGTCAAGTTCACCGCCGCCGGTTTCGTCAGCCTGACGGTCGATGCCGGGCCCCAAGGCCTGCGCTTCGTGGTGCAGGACACCGGCATCGGCTTCGACGCCGAGACGCGCGAGCGGCTGTTCAGCCGCTTCGAGCAGGCCGACGGCGACATCACCCGCCGCTTCGGCGGTTCGGGCCTGGGCCTGGCCATCAGCCAGGAACTGGCGGCCATGATGGGCGGCGGCCTCGGCTGCGAGAGCGAGCCGGGCGGCGGCGCCGCCTTCATCCTGACCCTGCCCTTGCGCCCAGCCGAGGCGCCCGTCGCCCCGACCGCCGCCCCCCCGGTCGAGGTCCCTTCCAGCGGCGAAGGGGGACGTCGCCTGCGTATCCTGGTCGCCGACGACCACCCCACCAACCGGCGTGTGGTCGAGCTGATCCTGGATCAGGCGTCGGTCGAACTGGTCGCCGTCGAGGACGGCGCCCAGGCGGTCGAGGCGTGTCGCGCCTCCGCCTTTGATCTGGTTCTGATGGACATGCAGATGCCCGTGATGGACGGCCTGACCGCTACCCGCGAGATTCGCCTGCACGAGGTGGCCATGGGCATGGCCCGCACCCCGATCGTCATGCTGACCGCCAACGCCCTGCCCGAACATATCGCGGCGGGGATGGACGCCGGCGCCGACCGCCATCTGGCCAAGCCCTTCAGCATCGAAGCCCTGCTGGCCATGGTGGCCGAGTTGACGGCGGACGCGCCTCAGGCCGCCAGCGCGGCGGCCTGA
- the aceA gene encoding isocitrate lyase, translated as MTTFADLVPSPAGRFDGIERPYTPEDVLRLRGSVPITHTLAERGANRLWQLLHDEPFINALGAVTGNQAMQMVRAGLKAIYLSGWQVAADANTAGAMYPDQSLYPANAAPELCRRINRTLQRADQIEHAEGGAKREWFAPIVADAEAGFGGPLNSFEIMKAFIEAGAAGVHFEDQLASEKKCGHLGGKVLIPTQAHERNLVAARLAADVMGTPTITVARTDAESAQLITSDIDERDQPFIDRENRTPEGFFRLKEGTGLDHCIARGLSYANIADLLWWETSHPDLDDAKKFAEAIQKKHPGKLMAYNCSPSFNWKAKLDDATIAKFQRELGAMGYKFQFVTLAGFHSLNNSMFELADGYRDRGMAAYSELQQREFSNEAAGYTATRHQREVGTGYFDQVATVISNGQSSTTALKDSTETAQFHAA; from the coding sequence ATGACGACCTTCGCTGATCTGGTTCCTTCGCCCGCCGGCCGCTTCGACGGCATCGAACGCCCCTATACCCCGGAGGACGTTCTGCGCCTGCGCGGCTCGGTGCCGATCACCCACACCCTGGCCGAGCGCGGCGCCAATCGTCTGTGGCAGCTGTTGCACGACGAGCCCTTCATCAATGCCCTGGGCGCCGTCACCGGCAATCAGGCGATGCAGATGGTTCGCGCCGGTCTGAAGGCCATCTATCTGTCGGGCTGGCAGGTCGCCGCCGACGCCAACACCGCCGGGGCCATGTACCCCGACCAGTCGTTGTATCCGGCCAACGCCGCGCCGGAACTGTGCCGCCGCATCAACCGCACCCTGCAGCGGGCCGACCAGATCGAGCATGCCGAGGGCGGCGCCAAGCGCGAGTGGTTCGCCCCCATCGTCGCCGACGCCGAGGCCGGTTTCGGCGGGCCGCTGAACAGCTTCGAGATCATGAAGGCCTTCATTGAGGCCGGCGCCGCGGGGGTCCACTTCGAGGATCAACTGGCCAGCGAGAAGAAGTGCGGCCACCTGGGCGGCAAGGTTCTGATCCCGACCCAGGCGCATGAGCGCAATCTGGTCGCCGCCCGTCTGGCCGCCGACGTCATGGGCACCCCGACCATCACGGTCGCCCGCACCGACGCCGAAAGCGCCCAGCTGATCACCTCGGACATCGACGAGCGCGACCAGCCCTTCATCGACCGCGAAAACCGCACGCCCGAGGGCTTCTTCCGCCTGAAGGAAGGCACGGGTCTGGACCACTGCATCGCGCGCGGTCTGTCCTACGCCAACATCGCCGACCTGCTGTGGTGGGAGACCTCGCACCCCGATCTGGACGACGCCAAGAAGTTCGCCGAGGCGATCCAGAAGAAGCATCCGGGCAAGCTGATGGCTTACAACTGCTCGCCCTCGTTCAACTGGAAGGCCAAGCTGGACGACGCCACCATCGCCAAGTTCCAGCGCGAGCTGGGGGCCATGGGCTACAAGTTCCAGTTCGTGACCCTGGCCGGCTTCCATAGCCTGAACAACTCGATGTTCGAGCTGGCCGACGGCTACCGCGATCGCGGTATGGCGGCCTATTCCGAGTTGCAGCAGCGCGAGTTCTCGAACGAGGCCGCGGGCTATACCGCCACCCGTCACCAGCGCGAGGTCGGCACCGGCTACTTCGATCAGGTCGCCACGGTGATCTCGAACGGCCAGTCCTCGACCACGGCCCTGAAGGACTCGACCGAAACCGCCCAGTTCCACGCCGCATAG
- a CDS encoding helix-turn-helix domain-containing protein, translated as MNAAADRKLFLGGRLKRLRRDLGLSQTAMAGDLGVSPSYLNHIERNQRPVSAQLLLRLAETYDVDLRNLGQSGGPASEAELAEAFADPLFQGLAVPRHEIVQLAEDQPAAADAILRLYRAFSDRRVRDRAEAEVAGAASPADSPSEWVREYIQSRHNHVPELDTLGEALHDALKAEASSPDESFEALARARLFARHGLTVRTLPAEVMVEWTRRFDPHRGRLLLSDTLGPSSRAFAVACQLALMEHGAELQALTEAANAPDAPTRNLLKTSLTNSLAAAILMPYAAFQRTAEETGYDLARLQARFGVGFEQAAHRLTTLSRPTARGVPFFLMRVDQAGNVSKRYASGAFPFSRFGGACPRWRLHSAFRTPGRVVTQIIETPDGSRWFTLARTVDRQGQDAFTEGQDLAIGLGCELKHAHRLIYARGLDLQEPEVTPIGPACRLCERHPCAERAAPPVGRALTVDDWSKSVSPYPFA; from the coding sequence ATGAACGCCGCCGCCGATCGCAAACTCTTCCTCGGCGGCCGCCTGAAGCGGCTGCGGCGCGACCTCGGCCTGTCGCAGACGGCGATGGCGGGCGATCTGGGCGTCTCGCCCTCCTATCTGAACCATATCGAGCGCAATCAGCGACCCGTCTCGGCCCAGTTGCTGCTGCGCCTGGCCGAGACCTATGACGTGGACCTGCGCAACCTCGGCCAATCCGGCGGCCCGGCCTCCGAGGCGGAACTGGCCGAGGCCTTCGCCGACCCCCTGTTCCAGGGCCTGGCCGTGCCGCGCCACGAGATCGTGCAACTGGCCGAGGATCAACCCGCCGCCGCCGACGCCATTCTGAGGCTTTACCGCGCCTTTTCCGACCGCCGCGTGCGCGACCGGGCCGAGGCCGAGGTGGCGGGCGCCGCCTCCCCCGCCGACAGCCCGTCGGAATGGGTGCGCGAATACATTCAGAGCCGCCACAACCATGTCCCCGAACTGGATACGTTGGGCGAGGCCCTGCACGACGCCCTGAAGGCCGAGGCGTCTTCGCCGGACGAGAGCTTCGAGGCCCTGGCTCGCGCTCGCCTGTTCGCCCGCCACGGCCTGACGGTGCGCACCCTGCCCGCCGAGGTCATGGTCGAATGGACCCGCCGCTTCGATCCGCACCGGGGCCGTCTGCTGCTGTCCGATACGCTCGGCCCGTCGTCGCGCGCCTTCGCCGTCGCCTGCCAGCTGGCCCTGATGGAGCATGGCGCCGAGCTTCAGGCCCTGACCGAGGCGGCCAATGCGCCCGACGCCCCGACCCGCAACCTGCTGAAGACCTCGCTGACCAACAGCCTGGCCGCCGCCATCCTGATGCCCTACGCCGCCTTCCAGCGCACGGCGGAAGAGACCGGCTACGACCTGGCCCGGCTGCAGGCCCGCTTCGGCGTCGGCTTCGAGCAGGCGGCGCACCGACTGACGACGCTTTCCCGGCCAACGGCCAGAGGCGTGCCCTTCTTCCTGATGCGGGTCGATCAGGCGGGCAACGTCTCCAAGAGGTACGCCTCCGGCGCCTTTCCATTTTCGCGCTTCGGCGGGGCCTGTCCGCGCTGGCGGCTGCATTCAGCCTTCCGCACGCCCGGCCGCGTTGTCACGCAGATCATCGAGACGCCGGATGGATCGCGCTGGTTCACCCTGGCCCGCACCGTGGACCGCCAGGGTCAGGACGCCTTCACCGAGGGTCAGGACCTGGCCATCGGCCTGGGCTGCGAGCTGAAGCACGCCCACCGGCTGATCTATGCGCGCGGTCTGGACCTGCAAGAGCCCGAGGTCACCCCCATCGGCCCCGCCTGCCGCCTGTGTGAACGCCACCCCTGCGCCGAACGCGCCGCCCCGCCAGTCGGCCGCGCCCTGACCGTCGACGACTGGTCCAAGTCGGTCAGCCCGTATCCGTTCGCGTAA
- a CDS encoding universal stress protein, whose product MTWSSLIVYVDDEPDNTQRIEQAAALAKAHGAHLIGVSACAPETPMADAYGAGILLGEVLSAQHERAESALKGAEARFREIATKTGVSCEWRADVGDPTGLLVKHARAADVLIVGRDAANASGWRAPVPSDLTMRAGRSVLIVPPNPARAVAGAPVLLAWTDSRESRLAAVAAIPLLREAESVRVLELCDPEDMDGARLRTADVAAWLRRHGVKAEAEARAHDDRAAGRRLLDCAAEMKAGAIVSGAWGHARMRQWIFGGVTQTLITESPAALLLAH is encoded by the coding sequence ATGACCTGGTCCAGCCTGATCGTCTATGTCGATGACGAGCCCGACAACACGCAGCGGATCGAACAGGCCGCCGCTCTGGCCAAGGCGCACGGCGCTCATCTGATCGGGGTGTCGGCCTGCGCGCCCGAAACCCCGATGGCCGACGCCTATGGTGCGGGCATCCTTCTGGGCGAGGTGCTGAGCGCCCAGCACGAGCGGGCCGAGAGCGCGCTGAAGGGCGCCGAGGCGCGGTTCCGCGAGATCGCGACAAAGACTGGAGTGTCGTGCGAATGGCGCGCCGACGTGGGGGACCCGACCGGCTTGCTGGTCAAGCACGCCCGCGCCGCCGACGTGCTGATCGTCGGGCGCGACGCGGCCAACGCCAGCGGCTGGCGCGCGCCTGTTCCCTCCGACCTGACCATGCGGGCCGGGCGCTCGGTTCTGATCGTGCCGCCGAACCCGGCGCGGGCCGTCGCGGGCGCGCCGGTGCTGCTGGCCTGGACCGACAGCCGCGAGAGCCGGTTGGCCGCGGTGGCCGCCATCCCCCTGCTGCGCGAGGCCGAGAGCGTGCGCGTGCTGGAACTGTGCGATCCCGAGGACATGGACGGCGCCCGGCTGCGCACCGCCGACGTGGCCGCCTGGCTGCGGCGTCACGGCGTCAAGGCCGAGGCTGAGGCTCGCGCCCATGACGACCGCGCGGCGGGCCGTCGCCTGCTGGACTGCGCCGCCGAGATGAAGGCCGGCGCCATCGTCAGCGGAGCCTGGGGGCATGCGCGGATGCGTCAGTGGATCTTCGGCGGCGTGACCCAGACCTTGATCACCGAGAGCCCGGCGGCCCTGCTGCTGGCGCACTAA
- a CDS encoding WYL domain-containing protein: MRHDKAAMVIDLARGMAASAEGLTLNEMAGQLRVGRRTAERMRDAVLMLFPQVEEISDPPSKRWRIRGGLSAFEQAPTATEMLELTKAAAALRAAGEPARAAALEGLERKVKAAMRSTTLNRMAPDLEALVRAETIAVQAGPRPTADETVLAEIRGAVLAERPLSFIYARPGAEARGRSVAPCGLMFGRANYLVAADRESGRIQTFRLDRMSSVEAGEGTARPPADFDLAAFASQSFGIYQDEIEEVVLRIAPEGAAEARGWRWHPTQAIQDQADGSVLVRFRASGMRELAWHLFTWGEQATIEAPQRLKAVMAAELAAAGRALSRAQS, from the coding sequence TTGCGGCATGACAAGGCGGCGATGGTCATCGATCTGGCGCGCGGCATGGCGGCCAGCGCCGAGGGCCTGACGCTGAACGAGATGGCGGGGCAGCTGCGGGTCGGGCGCCGCACCGCCGAGCGGATGCGCGACGCCGTCCTGATGCTGTTCCCGCAGGTCGAGGAGATCAGCGATCCGCCCAGCAAGCGCTGGCGCATTCGCGGCGGTCTGTCCGCCTTCGAGCAGGCGCCGACCGCGACCGAGATGCTGGAACTGACCAAGGCGGCGGCGGCGTTGCGGGCGGCGGGCGAACCGGCGCGGGCGGCGGCGCTGGAGGGGCTGGAGCGCAAGGTCAAGGCGGCCATGCGCTCGACCACCCTGAACCGCATGGCCCCCGATCTGGAAGCCCTGGTGCGGGCCGAGACCATCGCCGTCCAGGCCGGGCCGCGGCCCACCGCCGATGAGACGGTGCTGGCCGAGATCCGCGGCGCGGTTCTGGCCGAGCGGCCGCTCAGCTTTATCTACGCCCGCCCCGGCGCCGAGGCGCGCGGCCGCAGCGTGGCCCCCTGCGGCCTGATGTTCGGACGGGCCAACTATCTGGTGGCGGCGGATCGCGAGAGCGGGCGTATCCAGACCTTCCGACTGGACCGCATGAGTTCGGTCGAGGCGGGAGAGGGGACGGCGCGCCCGCCCGCCGACTTCGACTTAGCCGCCTTCGCCAGCCAGTCCTTCGGCATCTATCAGGACGAGATCGAGGAGGTGGTGCTGCGCATCGCCCCCGAGGGCGCGGCTGAGGCGCGCGGCTGGCGCTGGCACCCGACCCAGGCCATCCAGGATCAGGCGGACGGATCGGTTCTGGTGCGGTTCCGCGCCTCGGGGATGCGCGAACTGGCCTGGCACCTGTTCACCTGGGGCGAGCAGGCGACCATCGAGGCGCCGCAGCGGTTGAAGGCGGTCATGGCGGCGGAACTGGCGGCGGCGGGACGCGCCCTGTCCCGGGCGCAATCCTGA
- a CDS encoding HdeD family acid-resistance protein: MTSSHTAAPSLEGLVKSALHRSWWLLLLRGIIAVAFGVATFVWPGISLVSLILVYGIYAVADGILALIAAIRGGGVAPRWWLALGGIASLVAGGLAFVWPGLTALVLVYLIGFWSIMRGVLEIVGAIRLRKEIPNEWSLGLAGALSVIFGLILVFAPGAGAMGLLWLIAAWAVLFGLLLIWVAFRVRKLAKA, encoded by the coding sequence ATGACATCGTCCCACACCGCCGCGCCTTCGCTGGAAGGCCTCGTCAAATCCGCTCTGCATCGCTCGTGGTGGCTGCTGCTGTTGCGCGGGATCATCGCCGTGGCTTTCGGGGTCGCCACCTTCGTGTGGCCGGGTATCAGCCTGGTCAGCCTGATCCTGGTCTACGGAATTTACGCCGTGGCGGACGGCATTCTGGCCCTGATCGCGGCCATTCGCGGCGGCGGCGTCGCCCCACGCTGGTGGCTGGCCCTGGGCGGGATCGCCAGCCTGGTCGCCGGGGGACTGGCCTTCGTCTGGCCGGGTCTGACGGCCCTAGTCCTGGTCTATCTGATCGGCTTCTGGTCGATCATGCGCGGCGTTCTGGAAATCGTCGGCGCCATCCGCCTGAGGAAAGAGATTCCCAACGAATGGTCCCTGGGCCTGGCCGGCGCCCTGTCGGTCATCTTCGGCCTGATCCTGGTCTTCGCACCGGGCGCGGGGGCTATGGGTCTGCTGTGGCTGATCGCGGCCTGGGCCGTGCTGTTCGGCCTGCTGCTGATCTGGGTCGCCTTCCGGGTCAGGAAGCTGGCGAAGGCGTAA